Proteins encoded by one window of Streptococcus sanguinis:
- a CDS encoding S66 family peptidase, with product MKKLAPGMHIRVVSPSSSIEHIGGFEANLAAKERLEKLGFTVSFSEHYLENDMLDSASIESRVADIHVAFADDSVDAILATIGGFNCNELLPYLDFELIARNPKIFCGYSDTTALLNAIYSKTGMQTYMGPSYSSFKMDALQDYQIESWLKAVSQTSYELTPSEKWGDNAWYLPDAPLTFHETEWKVYHHGQAQATAIGGNLSTFSLLRGTPYAPTDENYVLFVEEAEEDDYVEFDRNLAALLQAYPNPQALLIGRFPKECQMTEELLLYILDKHPILKTIPVLYDLGFAHTQPLFTITIGAQVTVDTEKMLIKIDE from the coding sequence ATGAAAAAACTCGCACCTGGTATGCACATTCGGGTCGTCAGCCCCTCGTCGTCAATCGAACACATCGGTGGCTTTGAGGCCAATCTAGCCGCCAAGGAGCGCTTGGAAAAGCTGGGTTTTACCGTGTCTTTTTCGGAGCATTATCTGGAAAATGATATGTTAGACTCTGCCTCCATCGAAAGCCGGGTGGCAGACATCCATGTTGCCTTCGCAGATGACTCCGTTGATGCTATTCTGGCCACTATCGGCGGTTTCAACTGCAATGAGCTCCTGCCCTATCTGGACTTTGAGTTGATTGCTAGAAATCCTAAGATTTTCTGCGGCTACTCGGACACAACAGCCTTGCTCAACGCCATCTATAGCAAGACTGGCATGCAAACCTACATGGGGCCCTCCTACTCCAGCTTTAAGATGGATGCCCTGCAGGACTATCAGATCGAGAGCTGGCTCAAGGCTGTCAGCCAGACTTCTTATGAATTGACTCCTAGTGAAAAATGGGGCGACAATGCTTGGTATCTGCCCGATGCCCCACTGACCTTCCATGAGACGGAGTGGAAAGTTTATCACCATGGGCAAGCCCAAGCCACTGCTATCGGCGGCAATCTCTCCACCTTCTCACTCCTGCGTGGAACCCCCTATGCCCCAACAGATGAAAACTATGTCCTCTTTGTTGAAGAGGCGGAGGAAGATGATTATGTGGAGTTTGACCGCAATCTAGCTGCCCTCCTTCAGGCCTATCCTAACCCACAGGCCCTTCTCATCGGCCGCTTTCCAAAAGAATGTCAGATGACAGAGGAGCTGCTTCTTTATATCTTGGATAAACATCCTATTCTAAAGACAATTCCTGTCCTCTATGACTTGGGCTTTGCTCATACTCAGCCACTCTTTACTATCACCATCGGTGCTCAAGTGACGGTGGATACGGAGAAGATGTTGATTAAGATAGATGAGTAA
- a CDS encoding carbohydrate-binding domain-containing protein, producing the protein MKQSKSTLKKIKLMIPLVLMTAVLGACSSNASSSTTSSTTQAANATSTSQTKTNTSDYFASEDSDASYDESKATTINLSGSSAKTSGDGASVSGSTVTISKAGTYVVSGTSENVQIVVKAGDSDKVQIVLNGVTMSGTDAAILVENAGKTSLTLANGSQNTISDSSNHSNTDADAAIYSNSDLTLNGSGSLTVDGKYETAIKSEQTLRVTGGTYTLKAAKNGLSAASAINIKDATIDITATEDAIHADNDDDTSLGNLYIQSGTITINAGDDGLHASNIALIDGGTVTVSKSVEALEGTNVTINGGKLDLYATDDGINAASDVTGADIFIKITGGDIKVEIGEGDTDAIDSNGDVIMSGGNLDITSTVSAFDFDGTATYTGGTITVNGESRTEITADGPGAGGPGGGGAPGGQGGFGGR; encoded by the coding sequence ATGAAACAATCAAAATCAACCCTTAAAAAAATTAAATTGATGATTCCACTGGTTTTGATGACAGCAGTGCTGGGAGCCTGCAGCTCAAACGCCAGCAGTTCTACAACTTCAAGCACTACCCAGGCTGCTAATGCTACAAGCACCAGTCAGACTAAGACCAATACTTCTGATTACTTTGCCTCGGAGGACTCAGACGCTTCTTATGATGAGTCCAAGGCGACGACCATCAACCTGAGTGGATCCAGTGCCAAGACCTCTGGTGACGGGGCTAGTGTCTCCGGCTCGACTGTGACAATCTCAAAGGCTGGTACCTATGTCGTTTCCGGAACGAGTGAAAATGTGCAGATTGTCGTCAAAGCAGGTGATAGCGACAAGGTCCAAATCGTCCTAAATGGTGTAACCATGAGCGGGACAGACGCAGCTATTCTAGTAGAAAATGCGGGTAAAACAAGCCTGACTCTGGCTAACGGCAGCCAAAACACAATCTCAGACTCATCAAATCACAGTAATACGGATGCAGATGCAGCTATCTATAGTAACTCTGACCTGACTCTCAATGGCTCTGGAAGTCTGACAGTTGATGGCAAGTATGAAACAGCGATTAAGTCTGAGCAGACCTTGCGGGTGACAGGTGGCACTTATACGCTCAAGGCAGCTAAGAATGGTCTGTCAGCTGCTTCAGCTATTAATATCAAGGACGCTACTATCGATATCACAGCGACAGAAGATGCCATCCATGCAGACAATGATGATGATACTTCTCTGGGAAATCTCTATATCCAGTCCGGCACCATCACGATTAATGCTGGTGATGATGGTCTACACGCTAGCAATATCGCTTTGATTGATGGTGGAACGGTTACAGTTTCCAAGAGTGTAGAAGCTCTGGAAGGAACCAATGTCACCATTAACGGCGGTAAGCTGGACCTTTATGCGACTGATGATGGTATTAATGCAGCTAGTGACGTAACTGGAGCTGATATCTTTATCAAGATTACCGGTGGCGATATCAAGGTCGAGATCGGTGAAGGCGATACCGATGCTATTGACTCCAACGGCGATGTCATTATGTCAGGAGGAAACTTGGATATTACTTCTACGGTATCTGCCTTTGACTTTGACGGAACAGCTACCTATACTGGCGGTACCATCACGGTTAATGGTGAAAGCCGAACAGAAATCACAGCAGACGGACCTGGCGCTGGTGGACCTGGTGGCGGCGGTGCTCCAGGCGGCCAAGGCGGTTTTGGTGGGCGATAA
- a CDS encoding PadR family transcriptional regulator, with amino-acid sequence MSFPTSSALIEFLILAILEKDDSYGYEISQTIKLIANIKESTLYPILKKLEQNDCLTTYSQEYQGRKRKYYSLTAYGHEQLLTLKEEWQTYTMTISGIIEGSIRHDKNRVSS; translated from the coding sequence ATGTCTTTCCCCACATCATCGGCTTTGATTGAGTTTCTCATCTTAGCCATCCTTGAAAAAGACGATTCCTACGGTTATGAAATCAGCCAGACGATTAAGCTGATTGCCAATATCAAAGAATCAACACTTTACCCCATTCTGAAGAAGCTGGAGCAAAATGACTGCCTCACGACTTATTCGCAGGAGTACCAAGGACGAAAACGAAAATACTATTCACTCACTGCCTACGGGCACGAACAGCTACTCACTCTAAAAGAAGAGTGGCAAACTTATACCATGACCATCAGCGGTATCATAGAAGGGAGCATCCGTCATGACAAGAACCGAGTATCTAGCTGA
- a CDS encoding polyphosphate polymerase domain-containing protein: protein MAEKIFQHHFQRFETKYIISKETLLDLLLEFEGYLVEDERAYSTINNLYYDTPSYQLIRESLENPCFDEKVRLRTYQEHPAEDSQVFLEIKKKTENLVTKRRLAADLLTAEAYLDGDYSQLTDLQIDKEMAWLTQHFGHIQPMMYIGYNRYSMKGVEDERIRITFDHDLTYRPYDLSLLAGRHGGHLLPANHVIMEVKIPEACPLWLSEIMDRYQLSPSSFSKYGFAYKKANCISSK from the coding sequence ATGGCAGAAAAAATTTTTCAACATCATTTTCAGCGCTTTGAAACCAAATACATCATTTCCAAGGAAACCTTGCTGGATTTATTGCTAGAGTTTGAAGGCTATCTGGTGGAGGATGAGCGAGCTTATTCGACCATTAACAATCTCTACTACGATACGCCGTCTTATCAGCTCATTCGTGAGTCTTTGGAAAATCCTTGCTTTGATGAGAAAGTTCGCTTGCGAACCTATCAAGAGCATCCGGCTGAGGATAGTCAAGTCTTTTTGGAAATTAAGAAAAAGACGGAGAATCTGGTCACCAAACGCCGGCTTGCAGCAGATTTGCTGACAGCGGAAGCCTATCTGGACGGTGATTACAGTCAGCTGACTGACCTTCAGATAGATAAGGAAATGGCTTGGCTGACTCAACATTTTGGTCATATTCAGCCTATGATGTATATCGGCTACAATCGTTATTCGATGAAAGGGGTTGAGGATGAGCGGATTCGGATTACCTTTGATCACGACCTGACCTACCGTCCTTATGATTTGAGTCTCTTGGCTGGTCGCCATGGAGGTCATCTCCTGCCAGCCAATCACGTCATCATGGAAGTTAAGATTCCAGAAGCTTGTCCGTTATGGCTCAGCGAGATCATGGATCGCTACCAGCTGTCTCCAAGCTCTTTCTCCAAATATGGCTTTGCTTATAAAAAGGCAAACTGTATCAGCAGTAAATAG
- a CDS encoding HAD family hydrolase, whose amino-acid sequence MSKTYHNYCGGSKMSAHKWLFFDVGSTLIDEKEAYQDRIRRAITETNINYDIFYARMVELFKEGKKGDLETIKEFNLERPIWNSNLEKLYPDAQVVLKELHNRYKIGIIANQLPGLKERLKKMGLYQWIDLVASSAELGLAKPSPAIFTLALEKAHCPAKQAIMIGDRIDNDIIPAKALGMTTIWLKQGFSAYYQPQRLEEKPDFTIENLSSLLSLL is encoded by the coding sequence ATGAGTAAGACATATCATAATTATTGTGGAGGTAGTAAAATGTCAGCTCATAAATGGTTGTTTTTTGACGTTGGCTCTACTTTGATTGATGAAAAAGAAGCCTATCAAGATAGAATTAGGAGAGCAATTACAGAGACAAATATTAACTACGATATTTTTTATGCTCGTATGGTTGAACTGTTTAAAGAAGGCAAAAAGGGAGACTTGGAGACAATAAAAGAATTTAACTTAGAACGTCCCATTTGGAACTCTAATTTGGAGAAATTATACCCAGATGCCCAAGTGGTCTTAAAAGAATTGCACAACCGATATAAAATCGGAATCATCGCCAACCAACTACCTGGCCTAAAAGAACGTTTGAAAAAAATGGGACTATATCAATGGATTGATTTAGTTGCCTCTTCTGCAGAGCTCGGACTTGCCAAGCCTTCCCCTGCCATTTTCACTTTAGCTTTAGAGAAAGCTCATTGCCCTGCTAAACAAGCTATTATGATTGGTGATCGAATAGACAATGATATCATACCTGCTAAAGCACTAGGAATGACAACTATCTGGTTAAAACAAGGTTTTAGTGCTTATTACCAACCCCAACGACTAGAAGAAAAACCTGATTTCACTATAGAAAATTTATCGTCTCTCTTAAGTCTTCTATAA
- a CDS encoding DUF4097 family beta strand repeat-containing protein: protein MANIKLKKPLLSAAILACLFGGALTTIGSMTGGVNDLVNSAKSKVKLTKKEESFSDLSSLNINLAARNLVISESPDDKAHLTYYQSDGNYQIDGSSLGKITTSSENGNLNIKEDGAGSFHISAGIRSLLSLFDQESQGKRTVQLSLPKGTKLETFSGSSSLGDVTLSNLSAKNADFSLSNGSLTVNDSQFASGKFKNSLGEISFNNSQINSGKINASSGTITLSNSQFASGEISNSLGEVNLNSSKISDSTLKISSGSLNSEQLELAGTISITDQLGDINLNLVSGSLSQLSFDLKTDLGEIDIPSSISVEHSKGHELGGSAIRKVENPTTTLTASAQSGSIKLSE, encoded by the coding sequence ATGGCTAACATCAAATTGAAAAAACCTCTTTTATCTGCAGCTATTTTAGCCTGCCTCTTTGGTGGAGCCTTGACCACTATCGGCTCCATGACAGGCGGTGTCAACGACTTGGTCAATTCTGCCAAAAGCAAGGTAAAACTCACGAAAAAAGAAGAAAGCTTCTCTGATCTTTCTTCCCTAAATATTAACTTAGCAGCTAGAAACCTCGTCATCAGCGAATCTCCTGATGACAAGGCTCACTTGACCTATTACCAAAGCGATGGTAACTATCAGATTGATGGAAGTTCGCTTGGAAAAATCACGACAAGTTCTGAAAACGGAAACTTAAACATCAAGGAAGATGGTGCAGGCTCCTTCCACATAAGCGCTGGCATCCGCTCCTTACTCAGCTTATTTGACCAAGAATCTCAAGGAAAGCGTACTGTGCAGCTTTCCCTGCCTAAGGGGACCAAGCTTGAGACATTCAGCGGCAGTTCGTCACTAGGAGATGTTACGCTGTCCAATCTATCAGCCAAAAATGCTGACTTCTCTCTATCCAATGGCTCGTTGACTGTGAATGATAGCCAATTCGCATCTGGTAAATTTAAGAACTCTCTGGGAGAGATTTCCTTTAATAACAGTCAGATTAACTCTGGAAAAATCAATGCTTCTTCGGGTACCATCACTCTGAGCAACAGCCAGTTCGCATCTGGCGAAATATCAAACTCTCTGGGAGAGGTCAATCTAAACTCGAGCAAAATCTCCGACAGTACTCTGAAAATCTCAAGCGGCTCACTGAACTCTGAACAGTTGGAATTAGCTGGTACAATCTCTATCACTGACCAACTGGGCGATATTAATCTGAACTTGGTTTCCGGCAGTTTGTCGCAGCTATCCTTTGATCTGAAAACGGATCTAGGTGAAATTGACATCCCTAGTAGTATAAGTGTAGAGCACTCCAAAGGCCATGAACTTGGTGGCTCTGCCATCCGTAAAGTCGAAAATCCGACAACTACACTTACTGCCAGCGCCCAAAGCGGTAGCATTAAGCTCAGCGAATAA
- a CDS encoding DUF1700 domain-containing protein: MTRTEYLAELEKYLKKLPRKDYQEAMDYFTEYFDEVGPEGEAAAIADLGSPKEAAHEIMLNLLDKKVEEDNQDSSSSKNTKNIVQIAILSILAAPLAIPLFIVAALLTFVFFLLVFIFALVMAIGAFAFFIFGISLIWDTLTVGLTTSIPAFLFTLGLSVLALGLSGIFYAGISPVTQFGKAGFVKLAQLFAKKGARHG; this comes from the coding sequence ATGACAAGAACCGAGTATCTAGCTGAGCTAGAAAAATATCTAAAAAAACTGCCACGCAAGGACTACCAGGAAGCTATGGATTACTTCACTGAGTACTTCGACGAGGTAGGACCAGAGGGCGAGGCAGCTGCTATTGCTGATCTAGGCAGCCCTAAGGAAGCGGCCCACGAGATTATGTTGAATCTTTTGGACAAAAAAGTCGAGGAAGATAATCAAGACAGCAGTTCATCAAAAAACACTAAGAACATCGTCCAGATTGCTATCCTATCCATTTTGGCAGCACCCTTGGCAATTCCGCTCTTTATAGTAGCAGCACTTTTGACTTTTGTTTTCTTCCTCTTAGTCTTTATCTTTGCTCTCGTCATGGCTATAGGTGCCTTTGCATTCTTTATCTTTGGCATCAGCCTGATCTGGGACACTTTGACAGTGGGACTGACGACATCTATCCCGGCCTTCCTGTTCACTCTGGGGCTCAGTGTTCTAGCTCTGGGACTGTCGGGTATCTTCTACGCAGGCATTTCTCCTGTTACTCAGTTTGGCAAGGCTGGCTTTGTCAAACTAGCTCAACTTTTCGCAAAGAAAGGAGCACGTCATGGCTAA
- the dltA gene encoding D-alanine--poly(phosphoribitol) ligase subunit DltA, translated as MSNKVIQDMIEAIEHFAQVQPDFPVYDILGQVHTYGDLKKDSDSLAAQIDRLGLPDKSPVVVFGGQEYEMLATFVALTKSGHAYIPIDSHSALERVAAIVEVAEPSLIIAINDFPLVDVAAPIFSAEQVQTAFREGASYEISHPVQGDDNYYIIFTSGTTGKPKGVQISHNNLLSFTNWMITDKEFATPERPQMLAQPPYSFDLSVMYWAPTLALGGTLFALPSAVTQDFKQLFETILSLPIAIWTSTPSFADMALLSDDFNSQKLPQLTHFYFDGEELTVKTAQKLRDRFPQARIINAYGPTEATVALSAVAVTDEMLQNCKRLPIGYTKADSPTFVIDEEGQKVPNGQQGEIIVCGPAVSKGYLNNPEKTSEAFFEFEGLPAYHTGDVGSMTDEGLLLYGGRMDFQIKFNGFRIELEDVSQNLNKSKYVESAVAVPRYNKDHKVQNLLAYVILKDGVAEQFEREIDITKAIKEDLQDIMMSYMMPSKFLYRETLPLTPNGKIDIKGLISEVNKR; from the coding sequence ATGTCAAATAAAGTTATACAAGATATGATTGAAGCGATTGAGCATTTTGCTCAGGTGCAGCCAGATTTTCCGGTCTATGATATTTTAGGTCAAGTTCATACTTATGGCGACTTAAAGAAGGATTCCGATTCGTTGGCGGCTCAGATTGACCGTCTGGGGCTTCCTGACAAGTCTCCGGTTGTGGTCTTTGGCGGTCAGGAATACGAGATGCTGGCTACCTTTGTGGCCTTGACCAAGTCTGGTCATGCCTACATTCCTATCGACAGCCATTCAGCCTTGGAGCGCGTGGCAGCGATTGTGGAAGTTGCTGAGCCAAGCTTGATTATTGCCATCAATGATTTTCCGCTGGTAGATGTGGCAGCTCCTATTTTTAGTGCGGAGCAAGTTCAGACAGCCTTCAGAGAGGGAGCATCTTATGAGATTAGCCATCCAGTTCAGGGAGATGATAACTACTATATCATTTTCACATCAGGAACGACTGGCAAACCTAAGGGAGTGCAGATTTCCCACAATAATTTGCTCAGCTTTACGAATTGGATGATTACGGATAAGGAGTTTGCGACTCCGGAGCGTCCTCAAATGTTGGCTCAGCCTCCTTATTCTTTTGACTTGTCAGTCATGTATTGGGCGCCGACTTTGGCCTTGGGAGGGACTCTTTTTGCCCTGCCTTCGGCAGTGACTCAGGATTTCAAACAGCTGTTTGAGACGATTCTCAGTCTGCCTATTGCTATCTGGACTTCGACGCCTTCCTTCGCGGATATGGCCTTGCTGTCGGATGACTTTAACAGCCAGAAGCTGCCTCAGCTGACGCATTTCTACTTTGACGGAGAGGAGTTGACGGTCAAGACAGCTCAGAAGCTGCGTGATCGCTTTCCTCAAGCTCGCATTATCAATGCTTACGGTCCGACTGAGGCAACAGTGGCCCTGTCTGCAGTAGCAGTGACAGATGAGATGTTGCAAAATTGCAAGCGCCTACCGATTGGCTATACCAAGGCGGATTCTCCGACTTTTGTCATTGACGAAGAAGGGCAGAAGGTGCCGAATGGCCAGCAGGGAGAAATCATCGTCTGCGGTCCAGCCGTATCCAAAGGCTATCTGAATAATCCTGAGAAGACATCTGAAGCCTTCTTTGAATTTGAAGGTCTGCCAGCCTATCATACAGGAGATGTCGGCTCGATGACAGATGAAGGCCTGCTGCTCTACGGTGGCCGGATGGACTTCCAGATCAAGTTTAATGGTTTCCGTATTGAGCTGGAGGATGTGTCACAAAACCTGAACAAATCGAAATACGTTGAGTCTGCAGTAGCCGTGCCCCGCTACAATAAGGACCACAAGGTCCAAAATCTGCTGGCCTATGTCATTCTCAAAGACGGTGTAGCTGAGCAGTTTGAGCGGGAAATCGATATTACCAAGGCAATCAAGGAAGATCTGCAGGATATCATGATGTCCTACATGATGCCGTCCAAGTTTCTCTATCGAGAGACCCTGCCTCTGACTCCAAATGGCAAGATTGACATCAAGGGGCTGATTAGCGAGGTCAATAAGCGATGA
- a CDS encoding YhgE/Pip domain-containing protein, whose translation MLREWKAILKKPTFIIVMLGVSMIPALYNVIFLSSMWDPYGKVSDLPVAVVNQDKAVTASGKTLSIGEDVVSSLKENKNLDFHFVSKEDAQNGLEKGDYYMVVTLPSDLSERAASILTDNPQQMKIDYQTSSGHSFIAGKMSDSAMASLKQTVAQNVTDTYTNALFKNMGDLKNGLVKASDGAQQLASGSQQLGSGSQTIADNLRTLNQATSKLSFGVAQFNTGLQTYTGSVAQVSSGLDSLSNGINTYANGVSTVAKGANQLSGRSADLLGGVQQLTQSGDGVQALSTGVTNLNTGLATLKSSVDTTLANNQQNVNDLATGLTQLNASIQAAASDSAVSTDSIETSLTSVAGSAQSIINNNQDARAAALASVQGTSTYQGLSSEAKAEIDAAVSASQAGSDQSAQAILSEVDMMRASLEVIKATSQTKISQLGSTSTQVLPQASSMINGLYNGLSTISTSLGSASGGANQLVAGIDTLNEKLTTGATQLEQGVTSYTNSVGQLSEGTSALASKNPDLLANTTKLANGAAQLTDKSPELTSSFGNLADGTNQLASGTGKLADGSSILTDNLSKLTVGTSDLSNSLSDAGDKLSAVSTKEDNAKTLADPLTLSKTDENKVEKNGIGMAPYMISVALFVAAISTNIIFSTLPSGQEPRTKRDWLKARIEVNGVISVVAGVLVYGAVHLIGLSANHEWATLGLIVLASMTFMALVTALVTWDSKLGAFASLILLLLQLASSAGTYPLELTSKIFQVINPWLPMSYSVSGLRQTISMNGQIGSQVLFLAFVLVLFMVLGTLVYRTDKKQLA comes from the coding sequence ATGTTAAGAGAATGGAAAGCTATTTTAAAAAAGCCGACTTTTATCATTGTGATGTTGGGAGTCTCTATGATTCCTGCCTTGTATAATGTTATTTTCTTGAGCTCCATGTGGGATCCGTATGGAAAGGTATCGGACTTGCCAGTGGCGGTCGTCAATCAGGATAAAGCTGTAACTGCTAGTGGCAAGACCTTGTCTATAGGTGAGGATGTTGTTTCCAGCCTCAAGGAAAATAAAAATCTGGATTTTCACTTTGTCAGTAAAGAAGATGCTCAAAATGGTTTGGAAAAGGGTGATTACTACATGGTTGTGACGCTTCCAAGTGATTTATCTGAACGTGCAGCCAGTATTTTGACAGATAATCCTCAACAAATGAAGATTGACTATCAAACGTCTAGCGGCCACAGTTTTATTGCTGGTAAGATGAGTGATTCAGCCATGGCTTCTTTGAAGCAGACGGTGGCGCAAAATGTAACTGATACTTATACAAACGCCTTATTTAAGAATATGGGAGACCTAAAAAATGGCTTGGTGAAGGCATCTGATGGTGCTCAGCAATTAGCATCTGGCAGCCAACAACTAGGTTCAGGAAGTCAGACAATTGCAGATAACTTAAGGACTCTGAATCAAGCTACGAGCAAATTATCGTTCGGTGTAGCTCAATTTAACACAGGACTACAGACTTATACTGGGAGTGTTGCACAAGTATCGTCTGGACTGGATAGTTTGTCAAACGGGATAAACACTTATGCAAATGGTGTAAGTACTGTGGCCAAAGGTGCAAATCAGCTGTCGGGTCGATCAGCAGACTTATTGGGTGGAGTCCAACAGCTTACTCAGTCAGGAGATGGAGTTCAGGCCTTATCGACAGGTGTAACGAATCTGAACACTGGCTTGGCTACATTAAAGTCTTCGGTAGATACAACCTTAGCTAACAATCAGCAAAACGTGAATGATTTGGCAACTGGCTTGACTCAGTTGAATGCTAGTATTCAAGCTGCAGCAAGTGACTCAGCAGTGTCAACAGACAGCATTGAAACTTCGTTAACCAGTGTAGCAGGATCCGCTCAGTCTATCATTAATAATAATCAAGATGCTAGGGCTGCAGCTTTAGCAAGTGTCCAAGGGACGAGCACTTATCAAGGACTTTCTAGTGAGGCTAAGGCTGAGATTGATGCAGCAGTCAGTGCTAGTCAAGCGGGAAGTGACCAATCTGCTCAGGCAATTTTATCCGAAGTTGATATGATGAGGGCTTCTCTTGAAGTGATAAAAGCTACCAGTCAGACGAAGATTAGTCAATTGGGAAGCACTTCTACTCAGGTCTTACCCCAAGCATCTAGCATGATAAATGGTCTTTATAATGGGTTGTCAACGATTAGTACTAGCCTCGGTTCAGCAAGTGGAGGAGCCAATCAACTAGTTGCAGGTATAGATACCTTAAATGAAAAACTAACGACTGGCGCGACACAATTGGAACAAGGGGTGACAAGCTATACCAATTCAGTCGGTCAGCTATCTGAGGGGACATCAGCTTTGGCAAGTAAGAACCCTGATTTGCTAGCAAATACAACAAAATTAGCAAACGGGGCAGCCCAATTAACAGATAAATCGCCAGAATTGACCTCTAGTTTCGGGAACTTAGCAGATGGAACCAATCAATTAGCGAGCGGAACAGGGAAGCTGGCTGATGGCAGCAGTATTTTAACAGATAATCTCTCTAAACTTACTGTGGGAACAAGTGATTTGTCCAATAGCCTTTCAGATGCAGGTGATAAATTGTCGGCTGTTTCAACCAAGGAAGACAATGCAAAAACTCTGGCAGATCCTCTGACACTGAGCAAGACAGATGAGAACAAGGTAGAGAAAAACGGCATTGGGATGGCGCCTTATATGATTTCAGTAGCTTTATTTGTGGCGGCTATTTCAACCAACATCATCTTTAGTACACTTCCATCGGGGCAAGAACCTAGGACGAAACGAGATTGGCTGAAGGCCCGCATAGAGGTAAATGGAGTAATTTCCGTCGTGGCAGGTGTTTTGGTCTATGGTGCTGTGCACTTGATAGGCTTATCTGCTAACCATGAGTGGGCAACCCTTGGTTTGATTGTCCTAGCCAGCATGACCTTTATGGCTCTTGTGACCGCTTTGGTTACTTGGGATAGCAAGCTTGGCGCCTTTGCCTCTCTGATTCTCTTGCTCTTACAGCTGGCTTCTAGTGCAGGAACCTATCCGCTGGAGCTGACTAGTAAGATTTTCCAAGTTATCAACCCTTGGCTGCCCATGAGCTATTCTGTATCGGGCTTACGCCAAACGATTTCCATGAATGGTCAAATTGGTAGTCAGGTCCTCTTCCTTGCTTTTGTTTTAGTTCTTTTCATGGTACTTGGCACTCTGGTCTATCGAACAGATAAAAAACAGCTAGCTTAA
- a CDS encoding teichoic acid D-Ala incorporation-associated protein DltX, translating into MKKHQTLYKFLGQTLLYFVIFLALLYFFSYLGQGQGGFIYNEF; encoded by the coding sequence ATGAAAAAACATCAAACCCTATATAAATTTTTGGGCCAAACCCTACTATATTTTGTTATCTTTCTGGCCTTGCTTTATTTCTTTAGCTATCTGGGTCAGGGTCAGGGTGGCTTTATCTATAATGAATTTTAA